One window of the Sulfurospirillum oryzae genome contains the following:
- a CDS encoding GNAT family N-acetyltransferase, with the protein MALKWIYNNENIDWEALSHLYKIAPLGDKKPENLKIVFSNSRYVCFIYDDALLVGVGRALADGVDCSYICDVAIHPDFQGLGIGKAIVKQLVEFSKDHTKIILYANPGKEPFYTKLGFYKMNTAMAIFKDQQGALERGVICEP; encoded by the coding sequence ATGGCGCTTAAATGGATCTATAATAACGAAAATATCGATTGGGAAGCGTTGTCACACCTCTATAAAATTGCTCCACTGGGTGATAAAAAACCTGAAAACCTGAAAATCGTTTTTTCCAATAGCCGCTATGTCTGTTTTATTTATGACGATGCCCTATTGGTTGGGGTTGGCCGCGCACTTGCGGATGGTGTAGACTGCTCGTATATTTGTGATGTCGCTATTCATCCTGATTTTCAAGGGCTTGGCATTGGTAAAGCCATCGTGAAACAACTGGTTGAGTTTTCAAAAGATCATACTAAAATCATTCTCTACGCAAATCCTGGTAAAGAGCCTTTTTACACCAAACTTGGTTTTTACAAGATGAATACGGCAATGGCTATTTTCAAAGATCAGCAAGGAGCACTTGAGCGAGGAGTCATCTGTGAACCCTAA